One window of Hydractinia symbiolongicarpus strain clone_291-10 chromosome 3, HSymV2.1, whole genome shotgun sequence genomic DNA carries:
- the LOC130636765 gene encoding uncharacterized protein LOC130636765 translates to MFNNTTILKTVSQENWCINYSATFLSTQAGKINLIAFCVASLLCCIVSVVLNTIYICAVLKSKTLRKLVNDLYLMLSICDLVSGLSLIPVYSLWLDGFLHENPRCFLINVWTVMAYSFIMMSVTAIGLITLEIYIAVFKPFSYKYITKKRLLSLCLLGLWIPSVVFPTLSVYVFSDTISIMRAVSTVYALVIFLTMIVCQKRIYGYIRANESKCSNQRKKAARVALQILLAYGLCSVPAVMANVINRLFFDSVIIDNYVNRWCNFFVLSYSLWDTFIYGYRSSRVRKEVLKMLLCGYVTNPYISKQENRKSGAFVVSNNL, encoded by the coding sequence ATGTTTAACAACACGACTATTTTAAAGACCGTATCACAAGAGAACTGGTGTATTAACTACAGCGCAACATTTTTATCAACACAAGCCGGAAAAATAAACCTCATAGCTTTTTGTGTTGCATCATTATTATGTTGTATTGTAAGTGTTGTCTTAAACACCATCTACATATGCGCAGTGTTAAAAAGCAAGACCTTACGAAAGTTGGTCAACGATTTATATCTCATGTTATCTATATGTGATCTGGTCTCTGGTTTATCGTTAATTCCTGTTTACTCTTTATGGTTGGACGGATTTTTGCATGAAAACCCTCGCTGTTTTCTTATTAATGTATGGACAGTAATGGCGTATAGTTTTATTATGATGTCCGTAACAGCTATTGGCTTAATCACATTGGAAATATATATAGCAGTGTTCAAACCATTTTCGTATAAGTATATAACAAAGAAGAGACTTTTATCCCTGTGTTTGTTAGGTCTATGGATACCATCTGTTGTATTTCCAACCTTGTCTGTATACGTGTTTTCCGATACAATTAGTATAATGAGAGCAGTCTCAACTGTTTATGCCTTGGTGATATTTTTAACTATGATTGTGTGTCAAAAGAGGATATATGGCTACATTAGAGCGAACGAAAGCAAATGTAGCAACCAGAGAAAGAAAGCTGCCAGAGTTGCCCTACAGATTTTACTGGCGTACGGGTTATGCAGCGTGCCAGCAGTAATGGCGAATGTTATTAATAGATTGTTTTTCGATTCGGTGATTATTGATAACTATGTCAATCGCTGGTGTAATTTTTTCGTACTCTCGTACTCTCTGTGGGACACGTTCATCTATGGTTATCGTTCTTCTAGAGTTCGAAAAGAGGTTTTAAAGATGCTATTATGTGGATATGTAACCAATCCATACATATCGAAACAAGAAAATCGAAAATCAGGAGCTTTTGTTGTATCAAATAACTTATAA